In the Alligator mississippiensis isolate rAllMis1 chromosome 7, rAllMis1, whole genome shotgun sequence genome, one interval contains:
- the LOC132251361 gene encoding LOW QUALITY PROTEIN: heparan-sulfate 6-O-sulfotransferase 2-like (The sequence of the model RefSeq protein was modified relative to this genomic sequence to represent the inferred CDS: inserted 1 base in 1 codon): protein MEERCNKLLLALVMLFLFAVIVLQYVCPGSECQLLRLRPFRAAAAAPADPYGAEDESPARFAAKFNFSEAELLRRVDFNIKGDDLIVFLDIQKTGGTTFGRHLVHNIQLXQPCECRAGQKKCTCLRPGKRETWLFSRFSTGWSCGLHADWTELTNCVPAVVDSKKELRLRPSRNFYYITILRDPVSRYLSEWRHVQRGATWKASLYVCDGRSPTTEELPSCYTGDDWSGCSLKEFMDCPYNLANNRQVRMLSDLSLVGCYNLSVMPEEQRNKVLLDSAKENLKRMAFFGLTEFQRKTQYLFEKTFNMNFISPFTQYNSTRAFSVEIDEQTQKRIEALNFLDMELYDYAKDLFLQRYQYMRQKEHQEARRKRQEQRKILKAKQAHNKEQSDNTSTTDYIGNVEHWR, encoded by the exons ATGGAGGAGCGCTGCAACAAGCTGCTGCTGGCGCTGGTGATGCTCTTCCTCTTCGCCGTGATCGTGCTGCAGTACGTGTGCCCGGGCAGCGAGTGCCAGCTGCTCCGCCTGCGCCCCttccgcgccgccgccgccgcgcccgcGGACCCGTACGGCGCCGAGGACGAGAGCCCCGCGCGCTTCGCCGCCAAGTTCAACTTCTCGGAGGCCGAGCTGCTGCGGCGCGTGGACTTCAACATCAAGGGCGACGACCTCATCGTGTTCCTGGACATCCAGAAGACGGGCGGCACCACCTTCGGCCGGCACCTGGTGCACAACatccagc gacagccctgcgaGTGCCGCGCCGGGCAGAAGAAGTGCACCTGCCTGCGGCCCGGCAAGCGGGAGACCTGGCTCTTCTCGCGCTTCTCCACCGGCTGGAGCTGCGGGCTGCACGCCGACTGGACCGAGCTCACCAACTGCGTGCCCGCCGTGGTGGACAGCAAGAAGGAGCTCCGCCTGCGCCCCAGCCGGAACTTTTACTACATCACCATCCTGCGGGACCCCGTGTCCCGATACCTGAGCGAATGGAGACACGTCCAGAGAGGAGCCACGTGGAAGGCGTCCCTGTACGTATGTGATGGAAGATCCCCGACGACCGAAGAGTTGCCCAGTTGCTACACCGGGGACGACTGGTCCGGTTGTTCCCTGAAGGAATTTATGGATTGCCCGTACAATCTAGCCAACAATCGGCAGGTCCGCATGCTGTCTGACCTCAGCCTGGTTGGGTGTTACAACTTGTCCGTCATGCCGGAGGAGCAGAGAAACAAGGTCCTGCTAGACAGTGCGAAGGAGAACCTGAAACGAATGGCTTTCTTCGGCCTCACGGAGTTTCAGAGGAAGACTCAGTATCTGTTTGAGAAAACTTTTAACATGAATTTCATCTCGCCATTCACACAGTACAATAGCACAAGGGCCTTCAGCGTGGAGATAGACGAGCAGACTCAGAAACGCATCGAGGCCCTCAATTTTTTAGACATGGAGTTGTACGATTATGCAAAAGACCTTTTCTTGCAGCGGTATCAGTACATGAGACAGAAAGAGCACCAGGAAGCCAGGCGGAAGCGCCAGGAGCAACGCAAGATCCTCAAGGCGAAGCAAGCGCACAACAAGGAACAGAGCGATAATACTTCCACTACTGATTACATAGGAAACGTAGAGCATTGGCGGTAA